The region ACGGCATTCTAATAACTCCGGGTGTTAAATGTGATATAAAATGCGGTATATGTAGGTTCTTCGGCCTATTAATCATAGAAGGCGAATTTCGGAGCCAGTTAATTTAATGATTGTGCGGCATTTTCAGACAGTCGGGAATGATGTTTCGTACTAATCCCACCGTCCGTAGAGTATGAAAttgatgttgttgtttttcttctttcttcactCTTCAGCAATACCACATCACTGCCGGCTCCTCGTGTAGTCAGAAATCAGCTCGGTTTCCACCTCTGGATGTATAGCATCCCGATTATGATACAGCGATACGTAGAggcaaaataaaaagtaaacaatttcattattcatatATCTATCATCAATTACAAGATGGtcaatatataggtatgtctCAATTATACTAACACGTTGTTCGATCCCATGTATGGCGGCGGATTCGGTCGTACATAAGGATTTGTACGCTCGGTGGTCGTCCTGGAAAagagaataaatttaaaaactcaaAGTTCCCGCATATTAACTCAAAATTAGCGATTTGCACCTCCTCCGTATTGTACTCTATTCTCAAAACAAACCATACTTTAGGACCCGTAAAAACGTCAGAATGTAATTTCATGCTCAAATTTAGAGAAACATATGTTTTAGGGTTACTTTGTTCGCTGAATGAATTCATATTTGTCGTGGAAAACTTGAAATTCCGAATAACGGAAAGCGCGGGCAAAATCCGATCAAATTTTCAGGATTATTTAATCTTATGGTCGCATTTTCCagcgtttttttttgaaaggaCGCAACAGGTCGGCTTCTTTGCTCGTTTAGAACCGACAGCGGGGGGCTGTAAAACCGGCTACAATCCAGTCAGAATTCTCTCTGACGTAAACTTGGGTCATAGCTCACGGCTGTATCTGAAGGACAATCTCTCGAGATCTGTATAAAAAATGTGGACGCATTTTTGTGCATGTATTGTTACTCCGTTTATTTTGTATCTATTATATTCCACGGCGTTAAAAAATCTATGATAACAAAGATCAGGCGCGCGTTgtataataaagtaaaaaaaaacggactAATCGTAAGCAATGAGTTTCGAATATTTACAAGCCCAATTTTGTTGaatgagaaaacaaaatacgtggattgtaattttctaaaataattTCTGCGAAAACAAATTGGAGAAACGTAAACGAGTAAATTCAATCGTCAATTCTATTTGGGAACCACTGTTGAAAGGAGCTTGGGCACTGGATTCCCACAGTAGAATAACGAATGCTCTTGAGATACCGAAATTCCTAGAAAGGGAACGTAACTAGTTGTTCTTTTCATCTCACAAAACGTCCCCCGCCCACGTGACGATATAATAACGGCGTTTCAACCGTTAGAAAACCTTTTCAGAGTTTCAACTTTCAACTTTGAAGAATCCCGCTGCGTGGACTGCAGTTTTTCTgttattatgtattttttttcatcaaaaatacCTGAATTCGTACATTATGAAAACGGAATTGGACGTAGAACAATTTGtcatgaataaatattttcttcttattccgATTGTAAGCGAAGCTAATTCGTTCATATCTGGGGGAAAACGGTGTTGACCAACGATGGGGTggaaaataattgttatttattatcatatagttattttttataccttgAACCACGTGTCAAAGAGTCGCTGGGACTCGATGGCTGTGCTGACAAAGATCTCAGAGTGCCTCTCTGAGACGAGGCATACTGCACCATTTGAACTTCAGAACCATTTCCGAGTCCTTCGACGGGAGTGGGTTCTCTTTTAgggctgaaaaaattatttaagtaATGTTGTCCCGCTCCCTTTCAATTGAAGAAAATCGTTGAATAGTTATTGATGCTAATgcgttttcaaattaaaacgTCGTACGTTAAGATTCGACAAGTATGGCGCCGAAAAGAGGGTTTTCAAGCAACTATCATCATTTTACAAGTTAATCATGCGGGTATCCGGCCACAGAAAACTGCATGCAAATTGTCGAGTTCACGTTTTGATACGTCTCATTAAGGCGGGTGAGAGATAGGACAAAAACTGCttacaaaattaaatacaacTCTCAGGTTTTCACCGGCGACTGCTGATATCGTGTCGAATCCCAACATATTTAAACCTCTTTGTCTTACCTTCGTTCGATTGAAAGGAAAGCGGGAGCAAAATTTGTTCTGTATTATTATCGGCGGTAGTAAATCCAGCGCATCTCGGATAATACCAACCGTGCGTCGTTAAAATCAAACACATTTGTTAATTGTTATCATAACAACATTTAAGATACGTATAATTAGGACCGCTGCACGTGTCATGTGCCTCTCTCACACGGAAATAATGAGAACAGAAATCCTATTTGCGATGCGAACCACCTGTGTGTCAGAATgataaacaaaaagaaaacgaactattgtattattataaacgaaagtatataataaaaacgaaatattggttagataaattgaatataggtatgcaataataattaaataagcAATAATTACATGAAGACAGAAATAATACAAACGTAAAACGAAATCGAATCAATCTTTTACCTTGCCATCTGTTTCCGACCGGTGAAAACGTTAAACAACTCGTGAAAATATCTATGCGACTCGGGATCAATTctataagaaaataatgaacaaattaatttcaaatgataCAGTATTAAATAACATTGGTTCTCAAGTAAATGTGTGcagtttaagaaaaataatttagatAACTATTTGTTCTGCGATAGAAAATGAATTGCAAATGTCTACATATTACCCAGAGTTTCGTACATacgagtatttttttattttattttttttgtgtggTTTGCTGGACTATTTCATACGTTAGAAGCGAGCGCTGAAAACTTGGCAGAACTACTTGGAATCGATAACAATTAATGATATAACACTCAACATGGTGGAACCATATATCGCGAGAATtctttttccgaataagcAATTATAGATTTGATGAAGTAGTGATTTGGTGATAAAATAAcgaagtaattattatttttatcttgcAAAAATTGCgcaaatatatgtaaatgaacagataaataataatagaacgCGATCGGCAGCAACACGCGTCACGAAGATACTGGATATGCGTCGGTATATGAATAATGTttaactatacatataatagaGTTAATTTTCGCGCTGCGAAATAATCGTGACAacagtataaataataaaatattggtatggttaaataataatattatcgaGACGAGTGATGTGTAGAATGCGTGTATTATATACGCAGCACATGTGAAAGAAACCGCAGAAATAATCACAATTGTGTTATAACAGCCGGAAGGCGCCCGTGTGCGCGCAAGCTCAAACCCTCAAAATCAAAAGTGACGACAGCTTTGGCCGTTAATTACGTCAAACGCGTAATAAGCTGGCGTGTAAAGGCTCGTGCACATTTGTGCTCGTTTACTTTTCTGCCGTTTGATTACAATTTATCACAAATTTCCGGACTACCTGCGTAtacagataaattaaaaatctcttCGTCTGAACCGCCAGCGGGTGTTTAACGTCAGCAATTTGCCGCTAGTCAAAACTGCAAGTGTGCGTGAGAGCCTTGAGAAGTCTGGTTAATATGAGGAAAATAGCGGCGAAAGATATCGAAGCAATTAGGGACAACTATATACACAGAGGCCGGATAatggatatacatataatgcaaTTAGGagtgtaatattataataaggCTGGGTTTTTAACATGATTATTATATATGCGGTTACAATAACCGCATAAAACCTTTTTACCGACACTGTGTagcgctttttttttcataagcttaatttcgttttttctgtAGTAAACACCATTCCAGATGATAATATGCTGTTTCAAGGGGTAAGTATTCAACTCGATTGGGCTCTGTCTTATTCCAAAGTACGTATAATGTTTCATCAcacttattattattgttattattaaatttttttattactttaacATATTTTGCGAAActcacaatattttaaaaacgGCTGTATCGATTTAGTTCAAATTTGGGGACAGTATTCTTAGATAGTTCATACTCGTTGCTATGATCCGATTTATTTTTCCCAATCAAATGATGAcagttttaaattgaaattcaatttttattcacagttTACGACGCTTTCACTGGAAAATTCGTCgcattgtgaaaaaaatacctaATCGAAGCTCGATCTACatacttttcaaaaaaagaaaaaaaccaatcGAATAGATTAATCGGTTGTTTAGATGTAAGTTTCAAATATTCGCTCACTATTTCAACCGTCTATTTCGTTTTCTCTAAAATTCGTGAAGATTGTAATATAACCATTCAAGATCACACGCTATTTCATATAACATAATAACAAATTATACACAAACAAGGCCCAAGTCATGTGTGTAGATGCGTCGGTTTTATCCTACAGGATATACACCTATACATATTTAATCGTTCAACCGCATATGATAAAGTTGTGCGTCAGAATATTAATCTTGCGTGCGTGAGCTGTTATCACGCGTGCGTCATTATACTATTTTGtagcaaaaatatttcaaatgtcTACATCAGAgtttataaatatacctagtgatgtatttatatttatatttttatttttttggacgTATAATTGTGGACGGTTTTAGAATTTCCCGTTTACCGATTTTGCCTATATTCTAAACGCGAATGATACAATATTGTAATTGCGGAGATAGCACGATAAGTATACGAATAAAAGAAAGGAAATGCAAAAGTTACTTCCGTATTCATCAACATGTGTCATACGAacattaatatatatataccgagtgaaggaaaaaataccttataaaaaattaaaacaattacgaaaagaaatatgtatatggggcattccacgccaattcGACCGGGGAACCATTTTAccatttgcaattttttttattggcaaaataaagaagaaaataaaatcatacgaaaaatctgaaaaaattttcaaatatccaaTGTGacatataaaaatgtttcagtaACCATCCATAGTAAAATGACTTCCGCTTCTAATTTttgttaatgttttttttttttttgaaaaaacttgaaaacagCAAGACGGGAAAATTGGCCCACTCCGGGTCcaagcttgaaaatttttatatctgacataagatttttcagaatttttgcaatttttaattttggtcGGTCAATAAAATCGTTTCTAAATATTTTAGAATATTTAAATTGAgtcggaaaaacaaaaaaaaaaactgtgtacctttcaaagtgagaacaatcatagaaaaaatcGCGCGCCAAATCTAACAGGTCAAGGATAAAACTCAGGTCgaattggcgtggaatgccccatatacatgGTCAAATTTTCCTCCTACATGACTGCTTTTTCCGTATACCAAGACCTACGAGTACATATGGACTAGAATTCATTTCCTCAAAGAGCATACACGTGTCTAAGAATAATGAAACAAAGAATACATAATTATACTCTACATGGAGTTCTATTTATACTCATGAGGTTCTAcagtaattaatattttaagTGCCGTCATCTAAGAATTCATCAATCACTTGGTTGAATAGAGGATAAACGAGGAAAGCAAGTTCGATCAGGCAAACCAATCGATTATGATCAGTAAGCTTCAATCACCAAGTTGAAAATCCGACTCCAAATTGGCGAATATAATTCTGCGCTAAAGTCTGGCTCGGATAAATCTGAATGGTGAAATTTAGCGCACAACTTGTACACTCACCCTTTATCATGGTGAAAGCACAGCGTGGCTGAGAGAAAGCCGACCAAAACAAATAGCAGTCCGGCAGGAATAAGAACGGTAGATGCCATCTCTTTGAAGTAACTTCTGGTCGGCGTGCCAGCTTTCGTAGGCCTTGCCCAACGCCATTCGGTGTGTCCAGATATTTCCGAAGACGGCAATCTTGTCACATCCATGTTAGGGTCTCGTCTCGCGCTCTCTTGATGATGACTGTGATGCTCTTCGATCTGATAATTATTGCAGTATTTCATTTCACCGTGAAATTGCTTGTAACTTAATTAGGTGTAAAATTTGTGCATTTTTTATACAGTTTAAAAAGTTATGTAATATCTGAGTTTGTTAGCTTTGCAGTTAGCGGAAATGGTGAataaatgattcagataatcGGAAAAGTGATTGTTGGAACGAACCAATTTGAAGGAACACCAGTCAAGAATGAATCCTCTCGATCGAAAGTACCTCTCAACACTTGTACGTTTATAGTATCGAGGGCAAGGCAATACTTTTTGCAGAGGTTTCACTTCTTCCTGTAAGGTAAGCATATCTTGAGAGAACGAAGCCGAGCTGCCAAGCCGTACGACCACTCTGAAAAGCGAGAGTAACGACGATAAGCAATCGTTGCAATGAGACGGCTGAGCAATATACAACCCGTTCCATTTGTAACACTAAGCCACAATTGTATTACAGCTTAGAAATAACATTCAAGGAATCATTGTGAACCTTTGACGCTTttgatttattgaaagaacACGATGCGTCACAGACTCAATGAcacttatttatttgaatgaaacttaATTGTATGTCAGTATGACGATATAGGAAGTTTGTCATGCGGTCACTGATATGTCTCATCTTTTGATGTGTGCAAAAATAGCAATCTCTTAGATATAGTGGGAAACGCTCCATAATTATTCATTCTTATAATTGTGGAAACGAATGTGGtttgtgatgaaaaaaaaaaaccaaaggCATTCGCCAATTATGAGGATAAACGATGACATAAGATCGTGACTTACCCTTCGCCTTCTTCTGGTTTCAGTGGTAATCGTGCTCCCATTTCTATCGCAGATGCCAAAAATGTTACGTAGAGATCCAAGGCATCTTTCCATAAGTCATTTCTGTTCCATAAAAATATCGGTTTGATGTAATGATTGATATGTCTATTTCTATCGTCTGTTTTAGCTCAATCCACATtataaataaagtttttttcttaagaATTCGCATTACTTGAATATATCCAGTAACTGGTCGATCCGAGTTGCGTTGAACAGGTCGTCGACGTTAAGATTATCAATTTTTAGTCTGACCTCATTTTTGGCAGGATTTACTTTCTTCAGGACATTAAAGTCCAAGATCTTATGTCTGGTTTcgtaattgtttttattcaaagcGACAACTTCTAGCtgcaaattaaaataatagCAACATTAATGACATCACCCTTGTGTCATTTAAATGTGATTACAAAGCGAAGTTTTGGATATGGTTTAGTTATCACACGTTTAATTACAATTCAAGCATAATAAATCACCGTTAAATTATCTTGCTCAGATGGCGCAACTCCGTATAAGTAACCACTCTCGTCTTTCTTACTGTACGTGTAATGTATCCATGGCGGCAGATCTGGAGCGTTCAATAATGACGGTTTGTACTGGAATTGATCGTGTCGTTCTGAAAGTCAAATTATTCCATCAGTGAAATATCTTTTAAATACAACCATATGATGTATTCAATAATATACactcaaaatgaaaaaatgtttccatTCGTGCTATCTATTGCTGAAATGCGAATTGGTAAGCAGATTCTgtgaaagaattaaaaattaaaatcacatTTTATGTTTGTGTCATTTTCAAagattcaaatgaaatttgaaaataattatttttgttctgATCTTCTTCAAAGTGTGGTTTCACATTTAAAAGAAATAGAATATCACGTTTCTAGTTACTACATTTCTTTCAATCCATAAGTGTTctgtttttcttatttaccATCGACTCTCCAATTGAATGTTTCCGGAGTTATAGACAGGATGAAGAGTTTGGAAACTTGGATATCCTCACCATGTGCCAAAGATATCAATGCTGACCCAAATATAATGTAGATATGATTCGAAAACATGATGATTGTTGAAAACTTTCTTCCTGAAATGaaatactaataataacaGCAATAACCCTACGACACAGCAGTGGTGTCATAGGATTTTATCTTATCATATTCAtgcatttttcaacaataatatCGTGCAATTAAGTTGCAAATATGTTACGGTGTTTGCATTGcatcgtttcaaatttttttcatcacacaTTTggcagaaaattattttgaattatatgtacatcagaaagatcaaaaaaaaaaaattaactctgTAATCTGAGTTTTTGATTGGAGaagtgttttctttttctgataAGCTAAAATTATCGTAAATTCGCTAGATTGAAACAT is a window of Neodiprion pinetum isolate iyNeoPine1 chromosome 4, iyNeoPine1.2, whole genome shotgun sequence DNA encoding:
- the Scgalpha gene encoding alpha-sarcoglycan isoform X5 translates to MVKKRNDFTAGRKFSTIIMFSNHIYIIFGSALISLAHGEDIQVSKLFILSITPETFNWRVDERHDQFQYKPSLLNAPDLPPWIHYTYSKKDESGYLYGVAPSEQDNLTLEVVALNKNNYETRHKILDFNVLKKVNPAKNEVRLKIDNLNVDDLFNATRIDQLLDIFKNDLWKDALDLYVTFLASAIEMGARLPLKPEEGEGVVVRLGSSASFSQDMLTLQEEVKPLQKVLPCPRYYKRTSVERYFRSRGFILDWCSFKLIEEHHSHHQESARRDPNMDVTRLPSSEISGHTEWRWARPTKAGTPTRSYFKEMASTVLIPAGLLFVLVGFLSATLCFHHDKGIDPESHRYFHELFNVFTGRKQMASPKREPTPVEGLGNGSEVQMVQYASSQRGTLRSLSAQPSSPSDSLTRGSRTTTERTNPYVRPNPPPYMGSNNVGGNRADF
- the Scgalpha gene encoding alpha-sarcoglycan isoform X1 produces the protein MRLSREPQGRIMVNLYTELGRKFSTIIMFSNHIYIIFGSALISLAHGEDIQVSKLFILSITPETFNWRVDERHDQFQYKPSLLNAPDLPPWIHYTYSKKDESGYLYGVAPSEQDNLTLEVVALNKNNYETRHKILDFNVLKKVNPAKNEVRLKIDNLNVDDLFNATRIDQLLDIFKNDLWKDALDLYVTFLASAIEMGARLPLKPEEGEGVVVRLGSSASFSQDMLTLQEEVKPLQKVLPCPRYYKRTSVERYFRSRGFILDWCSFKLIEEHHSHHQESARRDPNMDVTRLPSSEISGHTEWRWARPTKAGTPTRSYFKEMASTVLIPAGLLFVLVGFLSATLCFHHDKGIDPESHRYFHELFNVFTGRKQMASPKREPTPVEGLGNGSEVQMVQYASSQRGTLRSLSAQPSSPSDSLTRGSRTTTERTNPYVRPNPPPYMGSNNVGGNRADF
- the Scgalpha gene encoding epsilon-sarcoglycan isoform X2 — translated: MRLSREPQGRIMVNLYTELGRKFSTIIMFSNHIYIIFGSALISLAHGEDIQVSKLFILSITPETFNWRVDERHDQFQYKPSLLNAPDLPPWIHYTYSKKDESGYLYGVAPSEQDNLTLEVVALNKNNYETRHKILDFNVLKKVNPAKNEVRLKIDNLNVDDLFNATRIDQLLDIFKNDLWKDALDLYVTFLASAIEMGARLPLKPEEGEGVVVRLGSSASFSQDMLTLQEEVKPLQKVLPCPRYYKRTSVERYFRSRGFILDWCSFKLIEEHHSHHQESARRDPNMDVTRLPSSEISGHTEWRWARPTKAGTPTRSYFKEMASTVLIPAGLLFVLVGFLSATLCFHHDKGPKREPTPVEGLGNGSEVQMVQYASSQRGTLRSLSAQPSSPSDSLTRGSRTTTERTNPYVRPNPPPYMGSNNVGGNRADF
- the Scgalpha gene encoding alpha-sarcoglycan isoform X4 — encoded protein: MFSNHIYIIFGSALISLAHGEDIQVSKLFILSITPETFNWRVDERHDQFQYKPSLLNAPDLPPWIHYTYSKKDESGYLYGVAPSEQDNLTLEVVALNKNNYETRHKILDFNVLKKVNPAKNEVRLKIDNLNVDDLFNATRIDQLLDIFKNDLWKDALDLYVTFLASAIEMGARLPLKPEEGEGVVVRLGSSASFSQDMLTLQEEVKPLQKVLPCPRYYKRTSVERYFRSRGFILDWCSFKLIEEHHSHHQESARRDPNMDVTRLPSSEISGHTEWRWARPTKAGTPTRSYFKEMASTVLIPAGLLFVLVGFLSATLCFHHDKGIDPESHRYFHELFNVFTGRKQMASPKREPTPVEGLGNGSEVQMVQYASSQRGTLRSLSAQPSSPSDSLTRGSRTTTERTNPYVRPNPPPYMGSNNVGGNRADF
- the Scgalpha gene encoding alpha-sarcoglycan isoform X3; its protein translation is MLCIIRHAAVQRTARTHYGRKFSTIIMFSNHIYIIFGSALISLAHGEDIQVSKLFILSITPETFNWRVDERHDQFQYKPSLLNAPDLPPWIHYTYSKKDESGYLYGVAPSEQDNLTLEVVALNKNNYETRHKILDFNVLKKVNPAKNEVRLKIDNLNVDDLFNATRIDQLLDIFKNDLWKDALDLYVTFLASAIEMGARLPLKPEEGEGVVVRLGSSASFSQDMLTLQEEVKPLQKVLPCPRYYKRTSVERYFRSRGFILDWCSFKLIEEHHSHHQESARRDPNMDVTRLPSSEISGHTEWRWARPTKAGTPTRSYFKEMASTVLIPAGLLFVLVGFLSATLCFHHDKGIDPESHRYFHELFNVFTGRKQMASPKREPTPVEGLGNGSEVQMVQYASSQRGTLRSLSAQPSSPSDSLTRGSRTTTERTNPYVRPNPPPYMGSNNVGGNRADF